One Homo sapiens chromosome 3, GRCh38.p14 Primary Assembly genomic window carries:
- the HEMK1 gene encoding MTRF1L release factor glutamine methyltransferase isoform X1 gives MELWGRMLWALLSGPGRRGSTRGWAFSSWQPQPPLAGLSSAIELVSHWTGVFEKRGIPEARESSEYIVAHVLGAKTFQSLRPALWTQPLTSQQLQCIRELSSRRLQRMPVQYILGEWDFQGLSLRMVPPVFIPRPETEELVEWVLEEVAQRSHAVGSPGSPLILEVGCGSGAISLSLLSQLPQSRVIAVDKREAAISLTHENAQRLRLQDRIWIIHLDMTSERSWTHLPWGPMDLIVSNPPYVFHQDMEQLAPEIRSYEDPAALDGGEEGMDIITHILALAPRLLKDSGSIFLEVDPRHPELVSSWLQSRPDLYLNLVAVRRDFCGSQVECACWHLNVHSPGMESKRRYVLPEVT, from the exons ATGGAGCTTTGGGGCCGAATGCTGTGGGCCCTCCTGTCTGgcccagggaggaggggaagtACCCGGGGCTGGGCCTTCAGCTCATGGCAACCCCAACCACCTCTGGCTGGGTTATCCAGTGCCATAGAACTGGTCAGCCACTGGACTGGGGTCTTTGAGAAGAGGGGTATCCCTGAGGCCCGGGAATCCAGTGAGTACATCGTGGCTCATGTCCTTGGAGCCAAAACA TTTCAGAGCCTGAGGCCGGCACTTTGGACCCAGCCCTTGACCTCTCAGCAACTACAGTGTATCCGGGAGCTGAGTAGCCGTCGATTGCAGAG GATGCCGGTGCAGTACATCCTTGGAGAGTGGGACTTCCAGGGGCTCAGCCTAAGGATGGTGCCCCCAGTGTTTATTCCTCGGCCAGAAACAGAG GAACTGGTTGAGTGGGTGCTGGAAGAGGTGGCCCAGAGGTCCCATGCTGTGGGATCCCCAGGCAGCCCCCTCATTCTGGAGGTGGGCTGCGGATCAGGAGCCATCTCCCTCAGCCTGCTGAGCCAGCTCCCCCAG AGCCGAGTCATTGCTGTGGATAAGCGGGAAGCTGCTATCTCTCTGACCCATGAGAATGCTCAGAG GCTTCGGTTGCAGGACAGGATTTGGATCATCCACCTCGACATGACCTCAG AAAGGAGCTGGACACACCTGCCCTGGGGCCCCATGGACCTGATTGTCAGCAACCCTCCCTACGTCTTCCACCAGGACATGGAGCAGCTGGCCCCTGAGATCCGCAG CTATGAAGACCCCGCGGCCCTGGATGGTGGGGAGGAGGGCATGGACATCATTACCCACATTCTGGCCTTGGCACCCCGGCTCCTGAAAGACTCTGG TAGTATCTTCTTAGAAGTGGACCCAAGGCACCCGGAGCTTGTCAGCAGCTGGCTTCAGAGCCGGCCTGACCTGTACCTTAATCTTGTGGCTGTGCGCAGGGACTTCTGTGGGAG
- the HEMK1 gene encoding MTRF1L release factor glutamine methyltransferase isoform X2, which produces MELWGRMLWALLSGPGRRGSTRGWAFSSWQPQPPLAGLSSAIELVSHWTGVFEKRGIPEARESSEYIVAHVLGAKTFQSLRPALWTQPLTSQQLQCIRELSSRRLQRMPVQYILGEWDFQGLSLRMVPPVFIPRPETEELVEWVLEEVAQRSHAVGSPGSPLILEVGCGSGAISLSLLSQLPQSRVIAVDKREAAISLTHENAQRLRLQDRIWIIHLDMTSERSWTHLPWGPMDLIVSNPPYVFHQDMEQLAPEIRSYEDPAALDGGEEGMDIITHILALAPRLLKDSGSIFLEVDPRHPELVSSWLQSRPDLYLNLVAVRRDFCGSQVECACWHLNVHSPGMESKRRDGKP; this is translated from the exons ATGGAGCTTTGGGGCCGAATGCTGTGGGCCCTCCTGTCTGgcccagggaggaggggaagtACCCGGGGCTGGGCCTTCAGCTCATGGCAACCCCAACCACCTCTGGCTGGGTTATCCAGTGCCATAGAACTGGTCAGCCACTGGACTGGGGTCTTTGAGAAGAGGGGTATCCCTGAGGCCCGGGAATCCAGTGAGTACATCGTGGCTCATGTCCTTGGAGCCAAAACA TTTCAGAGCCTGAGGCCGGCACTTTGGACCCAGCCCTTGACCTCTCAGCAACTACAGTGTATCCGGGAGCTGAGTAGCCGTCGATTGCAGAG GATGCCGGTGCAGTACATCCTTGGAGAGTGGGACTTCCAGGGGCTCAGCCTAAGGATGGTGCCCCCAGTGTTTATTCCTCGGCCAGAAACAGAG GAACTGGTTGAGTGGGTGCTGGAAGAGGTGGCCCAGAGGTCCCATGCTGTGGGATCCCCAGGCAGCCCCCTCATTCTGGAGGTGGGCTGCGGATCAGGAGCCATCTCCCTCAGCCTGCTGAGCCAGCTCCCCCAG AGCCGAGTCATTGCTGTGGATAAGCGGGAAGCTGCTATCTCTCTGACCCATGAGAATGCTCAGAG GCTTCGGTTGCAGGACAGGATTTGGATCATCCACCTCGACATGACCTCAG AAAGGAGCTGGACACACCTGCCCTGGGGCCCCATGGACCTGATTGTCAGCAACCCTCCCTACGTCTTCCACCAGGACATGGAGCAGCTGGCCCCTGAGATCCGCAG CTATGAAGACCCCGCGGCCCTGGATGGTGGGGAGGAGGGCATGGACATCATTACCCACATTCTGGCCTTGGCACCCCGGCTCCTGAAAGACTCTGG TAGTATCTTCTTAGAAGTGGACCCAAGGCACCCGGAGCTTGTCAGCAGCTGGCTTCAGAGCCGGCCTGACCTGTACCTTAATCTTGTGGCTGTGCGCAGGGACTTCTGTGGGAG
- the HEMK1 gene encoding MTRF1L release factor glutamine methyltransferase isoform X6, whose product MELWGRMLWALLSGPGRRGSTRGWAFSSWQPQPPLAGLSSAIELVSHWTGVFEKRGIPEARESSEYIVAHVLGAKTFQSLRPALWTQPLTSQQLQCIRELSSRRLQRMPVQYILGEWDFQGLSLRMVPPVFIPRPETEELVEWVLEEVAQRSHAVGSPGSPLILEVGCGSGAISLSLLSQLPQSRVIAVDKREAAISLTHENAQRLRLQDRIWIIHLDMTSAMKTPRPWMVGRRAWTSLPTFWPWHPGS is encoded by the exons ATGGAGCTTTGGGGCCGAATGCTGTGGGCCCTCCTGTCTGgcccagggaggaggggaagtACCCGGGGCTGGGCCTTCAGCTCATGGCAACCCCAACCACCTCTGGCTGGGTTATCCAGTGCCATAGAACTGGTCAGCCACTGGACTGGGGTCTTTGAGAAGAGGGGTATCCCTGAGGCCCGGGAATCCAGTGAGTACATCGTGGCTCATGTCCTTGGAGCCAAAACA TTTCAGAGCCTGAGGCCGGCACTTTGGACCCAGCCCTTGACCTCTCAGCAACTACAGTGTATCCGGGAGCTGAGTAGCCGTCGATTGCAGAG GATGCCGGTGCAGTACATCCTTGGAGAGTGGGACTTCCAGGGGCTCAGCCTAAGGATGGTGCCCCCAGTGTTTATTCCTCGGCCAGAAACAGAG GAACTGGTTGAGTGGGTGCTGGAAGAGGTGGCCCAGAGGTCCCATGCTGTGGGATCCCCAGGCAGCCCCCTCATTCTGGAGGTGGGCTGCGGATCAGGAGCCATCTCCCTCAGCCTGCTGAGCCAGCTCCCCCAG AGCCGAGTCATTGCTGTGGATAAGCGGGAAGCTGCTATCTCTCTGACCCATGAGAATGCTCAGAG GCTTCGGTTGCAGGACAGGATTTGGATCATCCACCTCGACATGACCTCAG CTATGAAGACCCCGCGGCCCTGGATGGTGGGGAGGAGGGCATGGACATCATTACCCACATTCTGGCCTTGGCACCCCGGCTCCTGA
- the HEMK1 gene encoding MTRF1L release factor glutamine methyltransferase isoform 1 (isoform 1 is encoded by transcript variant 3) — protein MELWGRMLWALLSGPGRRGSTRGWAFSSWQPQPPLAGLSSAIELVSHWTGVFEKRGIPEARESSEYIVAHVLGAKTFQSLRPALWTQPLTSQQLQCIRELSSRRLQRMPVQYILGEWDFQGLSLRMVPPVFIPRPETEELVEWVLEEVAQRSHAVGSPGSPLILEVGCGSGAISLSLLSQLPQSRVIAVDKREAAISLTHENAQRLRLQDRIWIIHLDMTSERSWTHLPWGPMDLIVSNPPYVFHQDMEQLAPEIRSYEDPAALDGGEEGMDIITHILALAPRLLKDSGSIFLEVDPRHPELVSSWLQSRPDLYLNLVAVRRDFCGRPRFLHIRRSGP, from the exons ATGGAGCTTTGGGGCCGAATGCTGTGGGCCCTCCTGTCTGgcccagggaggaggggaagtACCCGGGGCTGGGCCTTCAGCTCATGGCAACCCCAACCACCTCTGGCTGGGTTATCCAGTGCCATAGAACTGGTCAGCCACTGGACTGGGGTCTTTGAGAAGAGGGGTATCCCTGAGGCCCGGGAATCCAGTGAGTACATCGTGGCTCATGTCCTTGGAGCCAAAACA TTTCAGAGCCTGAGGCCGGCACTTTGGACCCAGCCCTTGACCTCTCAGCAACTACAGTGTATCCGGGAGCTGAGTAGCCGTCGATTGCAGAG GATGCCGGTGCAGTACATCCTTGGAGAGTGGGACTTCCAGGGGCTCAGCCTAAGGATGGTGCCCCCAGTGTTTATTCCTCGGCCAGAAACAGAG GAACTGGTTGAGTGGGTGCTGGAAGAGGTGGCCCAGAGGTCCCATGCTGTGGGATCCCCAGGCAGCCCCCTCATTCTGGAGGTGGGCTGCGGATCAGGAGCCATCTCCCTCAGCCTGCTGAGCCAGCTCCCCCAG AGCCGAGTCATTGCTGTGGATAAGCGGGAAGCTGCTATCTCTCTGACCCATGAGAATGCTCAGAG GCTTCGGTTGCAGGACAGGATTTGGATCATCCACCTCGACATGACCTCAG AAAGGAGCTGGACACACCTGCCCTGGGGCCCCATGGACCTGATTGTCAGCAACCCTCCCTACGTCTTCCACCAGGACATGGAGCAGCTGGCCCCTGAGATCCGCAG CTATGAAGACCCCGCGGCCCTGGATGGTGGGGAGGAGGGCATGGACATCATTACCCACATTCTGGCCTTGGCACCCCGGCTCCTGAAAGACTCTGG TAGTATCTTCTTAGAAGTGGACCCAAGGCACCCGGAGCTTGTCAGCAGCTGGCTTCAGAGCCGGCCTGACCTGTACCTTAATCTTGTGGCTGTGCGCAGGGACTTCTGTGGGAG GCCCCGGTTCCTGCATATCCGGAGGTCTGGGCCATAG
- the HEMK1 gene encoding MTRF1L release factor glutamine methyltransferase isoform X5: MELWGRMLWALLSGPGRRGSTRGWAFSSWQPQPPLAGLSSAIELVSHWTGVFEKRGIPEARESSEYIVAHVLGAKTFQSLRPALWTQPLTSQQLQCIRELSSRRLQRMPVQYILGEWDFQGLSLRMVPPVFIPRPETEELVEWVLEEVAQRSHAVGSPGSPLILEVGCGSGAISLSLLSQLPQSRVIAVDKREAAISLTHENAQSYEDPAALDGGEEGMDIITHILALAPRLLKDSGSIFLEVDPRHPELVSSWLQSRPDLYLNLVAVRRDFCGRPRFLHIRRSGP; this comes from the exons ATGGAGCTTTGGGGCCGAATGCTGTGGGCCCTCCTGTCTGgcccagggaggaggggaagtACCCGGGGCTGGGCCTTCAGCTCATGGCAACCCCAACCACCTCTGGCTGGGTTATCCAGTGCCATAGAACTGGTCAGCCACTGGACTGGGGTCTTTGAGAAGAGGGGTATCCCTGAGGCCCGGGAATCCAGTGAGTACATCGTGGCTCATGTCCTTGGAGCCAAAACA TTTCAGAGCCTGAGGCCGGCACTTTGGACCCAGCCCTTGACCTCTCAGCAACTACAGTGTATCCGGGAGCTGAGTAGCCGTCGATTGCAGAG GATGCCGGTGCAGTACATCCTTGGAGAGTGGGACTTCCAGGGGCTCAGCCTAAGGATGGTGCCCCCAGTGTTTATTCCTCGGCCAGAAACAGAG GAACTGGTTGAGTGGGTGCTGGAAGAGGTGGCCCAGAGGTCCCATGCTGTGGGATCCCCAGGCAGCCCCCTCATTCTGGAGGTGGGCTGCGGATCAGGAGCCATCTCCCTCAGCCTGCTGAGCCAGCTCCCCCAG AGCCGAGTCATTGCTGTGGATAAGCGGGAAGCTGCTATCTCTCTGACCCATGAGAATGCTCAGAG CTATGAAGACCCCGCGGCCCTGGATGGTGGGGAGGAGGGCATGGACATCATTACCCACATTCTGGCCTTGGCACCCCGGCTCCTGAAAGACTCTGG TAGTATCTTCTTAGAAGTGGACCCAAGGCACCCGGAGCTTGTCAGCAGCTGGCTTCAGAGCCGGCCTGACCTGTACCTTAATCTTGTGGCTGTGCGCAGGGACTTCTGTGGGAG GCCCCGGTTCCTGCATATCCGGAGGTCTGGGCCATAG
- the HEMK1 gene encoding MTRF1L release factor glutamine methyltransferase isoform X4, whose amino-acid sequence MELWGRMLWALLSGPGRRGSTRGWAFSSWQPQPPLAGLSSAIELVSHWTGVFEKRGIPEARESSEYIVAHVLGAKTFQSLRPALWTQPLTSQQLQCIRELSSRRLQRMPVQYILGEWDFQGLSLRMVPPVFIPRPETEELVEWVLEEVAQRSHAVGSPGSPLILEVGCGSGAISLSLLSQLPQSRVIAVDKREAAISLTHENAQSYEDPAALDGGEEGMDIITHILALAPRLLKDSGSIFLEVDPRHPELVSSWLQSRPDLYLNLVAVRRDFCGSQVECACWHLNVHSPGMESKRRYVLPEVT is encoded by the exons ATGGAGCTTTGGGGCCGAATGCTGTGGGCCCTCCTGTCTGgcccagggaggaggggaagtACCCGGGGCTGGGCCTTCAGCTCATGGCAACCCCAACCACCTCTGGCTGGGTTATCCAGTGCCATAGAACTGGTCAGCCACTGGACTGGGGTCTTTGAGAAGAGGGGTATCCCTGAGGCCCGGGAATCCAGTGAGTACATCGTGGCTCATGTCCTTGGAGCCAAAACA TTTCAGAGCCTGAGGCCGGCACTTTGGACCCAGCCCTTGACCTCTCAGCAACTACAGTGTATCCGGGAGCTGAGTAGCCGTCGATTGCAGAG GATGCCGGTGCAGTACATCCTTGGAGAGTGGGACTTCCAGGGGCTCAGCCTAAGGATGGTGCCCCCAGTGTTTATTCCTCGGCCAGAAACAGAG GAACTGGTTGAGTGGGTGCTGGAAGAGGTGGCCCAGAGGTCCCATGCTGTGGGATCCCCAGGCAGCCCCCTCATTCTGGAGGTGGGCTGCGGATCAGGAGCCATCTCCCTCAGCCTGCTGAGCCAGCTCCCCCAG AGCCGAGTCATTGCTGTGGATAAGCGGGAAGCTGCTATCTCTCTGACCCATGAGAATGCTCAGAG CTATGAAGACCCCGCGGCCCTGGATGGTGGGGAGGAGGGCATGGACATCATTACCCACATTCTGGCCTTGGCACCCCGGCTCCTGAAAGACTCTGG TAGTATCTTCTTAGAAGTGGACCCAAGGCACCCGGAGCTTGTCAGCAGCTGGCTTCAGAGCCGGCCTGACCTGTACCTTAATCTTGTGGCTGTGCGCAGGGACTTCTGTGGGAG
- the HEMK1 gene encoding MTRF1L release factor glutamine methyltransferase isoform 3 (isoform 3 is encoded by transcript variant 7) — MELWGRMLWALLSGPGRRGSTRGWAFSSWQPQPPLAGLSSAIELVSHWTGVFEKRGIPEARESSEYIVAHVLGAKTFQSLRPALWTQPLTSQQLQCIRELSSRRLQRMPVQYILGEWDFQGLSLRMVPPVFIPRPETEELVEWVLEEVAQRSHAVGSPGSPLILEVGCGSGAISLSLLSQLPQSRVIAVDKREAAISLTHENAQRLRLQDRIWIIHLDMTSERSWTHLPWGPMDLIVSNPPYVFHQDMEQLAPEIRSYEDPAALDGGEEGMDIITHILALAPRLLKDSGIFLEVDPRHPELVSSWLQSRPDLYLNLVAVRRDFCGRPRFLHIRRSGP; from the exons ATGGAGCTTTGGGGCCGAATGCTGTGGGCCCTCCTGTCTGgcccagggaggaggggaagtACCCGGGGCTGGGCCTTCAGCTCATGGCAACCCCAACCACCTCTGGCTGGGTTATCCAGTGCCATAGAACTGGTCAGCCACTGGACTGGGGTCTTTGAGAAGAGGGGTATCCCTGAGGCCCGGGAATCCAGTGAGTACATCGTGGCTCATGTCCTTGGAGCCAAAACA TTTCAGAGCCTGAGGCCGGCACTTTGGACCCAGCCCTTGACCTCTCAGCAACTACAGTGTATCCGGGAGCTGAGTAGCCGTCGATTGCAGAG GATGCCGGTGCAGTACATCCTTGGAGAGTGGGACTTCCAGGGGCTCAGCCTAAGGATGGTGCCCCCAGTGTTTATTCCTCGGCCAGAAACAGAG GAACTGGTTGAGTGGGTGCTGGAAGAGGTGGCCCAGAGGTCCCATGCTGTGGGATCCCCAGGCAGCCCCCTCATTCTGGAGGTGGGCTGCGGATCAGGAGCCATCTCCCTCAGCCTGCTGAGCCAGCTCCCCCAG AGCCGAGTCATTGCTGTGGATAAGCGGGAAGCTGCTATCTCTCTGACCCATGAGAATGCTCAGAG GCTTCGGTTGCAGGACAGGATTTGGATCATCCACCTCGACATGACCTCAG AAAGGAGCTGGACACACCTGCCCTGGGGCCCCATGGACCTGATTGTCAGCAACCCTCCCTACGTCTTCCACCAGGACATGGAGCAGCTGGCCCCTGAGATCCGCAG CTATGAAGACCCCGCGGCCCTGGATGGTGGGGAGGAGGGCATGGACATCATTACCCACATTCTGGCCTTGGCACCCCGGCTCCTGAAAGACTCTGG TATCTTCTTAGAAGTGGACCCAAGGCACCCGGAGCTTGTCAGCAGCTGGCTTCAGAGCCGGCCTGACCTGTACCTTAATCTTGTGGCTGTGCGCAGGGACTTCTGTGGGAG GCCCCGGTTCCTGCATATCCGGAGGTCTGGGCCATAG
- the HEMK1 gene encoding MTRF1L release factor glutamine methyltransferase isoform 2 (isoform 2 is encoded by transcript variant 6) → MELWGRMLWALLSGPGRRGSTRGWAFSSWQPQPPLAGLSSAIELVSHWTGVFEKRGIPEARESSEYIVAHVLGAKTFQSLRPALWTQPLTSQQLQCIRELSSRRLQRMPVQYILGEWDFQGLSLRMVPPVFIPRPETEELVEWVLEEVAQRSHAVGSPGSPLILEVGCGSGAISLSLLSQLPQSRVIAVDKREAAISLTHENAQRLRLQDRIWIIHLDMTSERSWTHLPWGPMDLIVSNPPYVFHQDMEQLAPEIRSYEDPAALDGGEEGMDIITHILALAPRLLKDSGSIFLEVDPRHPELVSSWLQSRPDLYLNLVAVRRDFCGSQVECACWHLNVHSPGMESKRSSISG, encoded by the exons ATGGAGCTTTGGGGCCGAATGCTGTGGGCCCTCCTGTCTGgcccagggaggaggggaagtACCCGGGGCTGGGCCTTCAGCTCATGGCAACCCCAACCACCTCTGGCTGGGTTATCCAGTGCCATAGAACTGGTCAGCCACTGGACTGGGGTCTTTGAGAAGAGGGGTATCCCTGAGGCCCGGGAATCCAGTGAGTACATCGTGGCTCATGTCCTTGGAGCCAAAACA TTTCAGAGCCTGAGGCCGGCACTTTGGACCCAGCCCTTGACCTCTCAGCAACTACAGTGTATCCGGGAGCTGAGTAGCCGTCGATTGCAGAG GATGCCGGTGCAGTACATCCTTGGAGAGTGGGACTTCCAGGGGCTCAGCCTAAGGATGGTGCCCCCAGTGTTTATTCCTCGGCCAGAAACAGAG GAACTGGTTGAGTGGGTGCTGGAAGAGGTGGCCCAGAGGTCCCATGCTGTGGGATCCCCAGGCAGCCCCCTCATTCTGGAGGTGGGCTGCGGATCAGGAGCCATCTCCCTCAGCCTGCTGAGCCAGCTCCCCCAG AGCCGAGTCATTGCTGTGGATAAGCGGGAAGCTGCTATCTCTCTGACCCATGAGAATGCTCAGAG GCTTCGGTTGCAGGACAGGATTTGGATCATCCACCTCGACATGACCTCAG AAAGGAGCTGGACACACCTGCCCTGGGGCCCCATGGACCTGATTGTCAGCAACCCTCCCTACGTCTTCCACCAGGACATGGAGCAGCTGGCCCCTGAGATCCGCAG CTATGAAGACCCCGCGGCCCTGGATGGTGGGGAGGAGGGCATGGACATCATTACCCACATTCTGGCCTTGGCACCCCGGCTCCTGAAAGACTCTGG TAGTATCTTCTTAGAAGTGGACCCAAGGCACCCGGAGCTTGTCAGCAGCTGGCTTCAGAGCCGGCCTGACCTGTACCTTAATCTTGTGGCTGTGCGCAGGGACTTCTGTGGGAG
- the HEMK1 gene encoding MTRF1L release factor glutamine methyltransferase isoform 4 (isoform 4 is encoded by transcript variant 12), with protein sequence MPVQYILGEWDFQGLSLRMVPPVFIPRPETEELVEWVLEEVAQRSHAVGSPGSPLILEVGCGSGAISLSLLSQLPQSRVIAVDKREAAISLTHENAQRLRLQDRIWIIHLDMTSERSWTHLPWGPMDLIVSNPPYVFHQDMEQLAPEIRSYEDPAALDGGEEGMDIITHILALAPRLLKDSGSIFLEVDPRHPELVSSWLQSRPDLYLNLVAVRRDFCGRPRFLHIRRSGP encoded by the exons ATGCCGGTGCAGTACATCCTTGGAGAGTGGGACTTCCAGGGGCTCAGCCTAAGGATGGTGCCCCCAGTGTTTATTCCTCGGCCAGAAACAGAG GAACTGGTTGAGTGGGTGCTGGAAGAGGTGGCCCAGAGGTCCCATGCTGTGGGATCCCCAGGCAGCCCCCTCATTCTGGAGGTGGGCTGCGGATCAGGAGCCATCTCCCTCAGCCTGCTGAGCCAGCTCCCCCAG AGCCGAGTCATTGCTGTGGATAAGCGGGAAGCTGCTATCTCTCTGACCCATGAGAATGCTCAGAG GCTTCGGTTGCAGGACAGGATTTGGATCATCCACCTCGACATGACCTCAG AAAGGAGCTGGACACACCTGCCCTGGGGCCCCATGGACCTGATTGTCAGCAACCCTCCCTACGTCTTCCACCAGGACATGGAGCAGCTGGCCCCTGAGATCCGCAG CTATGAAGACCCCGCGGCCCTGGATGGTGGGGAGGAGGGCATGGACATCATTACCCACATTCTGGCCTTGGCACCCCGGCTCCTGAAAGACTCTGG TAGTATCTTCTTAGAAGTGGACCCAAGGCACCCGGAGCTTGTCAGCAGCTGGCTTCAGAGCCGGCCTGACCTGTACCTTAATCTTGTGGCTGTGCGCAGGGACTTCTGTGGGAG GCCCCGGTTCCTGCATATCCGGAGGTCTGGGCCATAG